Proteins encoded together in one Microbacterium sp. zg-Y625 window:
- a CDS encoding WXG100 family type VII secretion target, whose translation MGSTLRFDPASLQATAARLAEATAAIQAELDALEAEAETLIDRWSGEAANAYRSAQQQWHASLRNMNSVLGSSSRAADASAARYAAARAKVAERWG comes from the coding sequence ATGGGAAGCACACTCAGATTCGACCCTGCGTCGCTGCAGGCGACAGCGGCCAGGCTCGCGGAGGCGACGGCGGCCATTCAGGCGGAGCTGGACGCCCTCGAAGCCGAGGCCGAGACGCTCATCGACCGGTGGAGCGGCGAGGCCGCCAACGCCTACCGCTCTGCCCAGCAGCAGTGGCACGCGAGCCTGCGGAACATGAACTCCGTGCTGGGCTCTTCGTCGCGCGCCGCGGATGCGTCCGCCGCGCGCTACGCCGCGGCGCGTGCGAAGGTCGCGGAGCGCTGGGGATGA
- a CDS encoding FHA domain-containing protein codes for MPDASATATVLIASSAALVLLAACHLWYAWGVSRVLGAHGAPTWRAWVPLLGEAELFRLGRIDPVRAVLLLVPFVAVYGFVLRVAAVHRIGTAYGRGIGMTVLGALLPPVWATVLAGAQPVAAATPGEDAEGDEGAPELAVPPTDAAPALDPAAAMVSPLGAVPDAAPAVPAPAASAPSLSAPGPITHVPGPAAPAASPAAPAASPAAPAPAAAPAPPAPAASPADDLEDSTNVVRGVREWELVLPDGRAVVLVAPVVVLGRRPVAPDASIQAVAVPDQTRTVSKQHARLAWSDGNWTVTDLGSTNGVSVLTGDGAEREVGPGTPAPVGDAFLLGECRLEMRRVGV; via the coding sequence GTGCCCGACGCCTCCGCGACCGCGACCGTCCTGATCGCCTCGTCCGCCGCGCTCGTCCTGCTCGCCGCCTGCCACCTCTGGTACGCGTGGGGCGTCTCGCGCGTGCTCGGCGCGCACGGGGCTCCCACCTGGCGGGCCTGGGTGCCGTTGCTGGGTGAAGCCGAGCTCTTCCGCCTCGGGCGCATCGACCCTGTGCGGGCCGTGCTGCTGCTGGTGCCGTTCGTCGCCGTGTACGGATTCGTGCTGCGGGTGGCCGCGGTGCACCGCATCGGAACGGCATACGGCCGGGGCATCGGCATGACCGTGCTCGGTGCGCTGCTCCCTCCGGTGTGGGCAACAGTGCTGGCGGGGGCCCAGCCTGTCGCAGCCGCAACCCCGGGGGAAGATGCCGAGGGCGATGAGGGCGCTCCCGAACTGGCCGTGCCGCCGACCGACGCAGCTCCGGCCCTGGACCCTGCGGCGGCCATGGTCAGCCCTCTGGGGGCAGTGCCGGATGCCGCGCCCGCCGTCCCCGCCCCTGCGGCATCCGCGCCCTCACTGTCCGCCCCGGGCCCGATCACGCACGTGCCCGGACCCGCCGCCCCCGCAGCATCCCCCGCCGCCCCCGCAGCATCCCCCGCCGCCCCCGCCCCCGCAGCCGCCCCCGCACCCCCCGCTCCCGCAGCATCCCCCGCCGACGACCTCGAGGACAGCACGAACGTCGTCCGCGGTGTGCGGGAGTGGGAGCTCGTGCTTCCGGACGGCAGGGCCGTCGTGCTGGTCGCGCCGGTTGTCGTGCTCGGCCGGCGTCCGGTCGCCCCCGACGCCTCGATTCAGGCCGTCGCCGTCCCGGACCAGACGCGCACGGTGTCCAAGCAGCACGCCCGCCTTGCCTGGTCGGACGGGAACTGGACCGTCACCGACCTCGGCTCCACCAATGGGGTGTCCGTGCTCACCGGTGACGGTGCTGAGCGTGAGGTCGGCCCGGGAACGCCCGCGCCCGTAGGTGACGCGTTCCTGCTGGGGGAGTGCCGGCTCGAGATGCGCCGCGTCGGCGTCTGA
- the eccB gene encoding type VII secretion protein EccB — MATKSDLIEAQNFSRRRLLSAFVSGAPGGKELEPPSPLRPVIAAIALTAIVVLVGVFYGFIRPGLPQGWENGKLVLVSDTGARFVTVDGVLHPVINTASARLLLPSSEFDVISTDQASLAGTPIGAPLGIVGAPDELPSPNALVNAGWTACVADGAALEVRIGGESRVTPARDRSAVVESDGDLYVLSGERSFAITATDPDAVLRAAGITALNPTVVPAAWLNLFTPASALAPLTVDDFGDRVAGTDLRVGDVVHVAGTPDDERLLVQAEGSLAALTPLAWQLYQLGSGKALGGEAREVSASDVSDLATAARPAGGEDWPAVGFPSIDAGDRPCAQLDAAEDGRTRTALAVQGADSEFTEGVHVEPGVGAVVRAGGRGDQSTRLLTLVDATGTAYAVPGATAETLARLGYAADEVGEIGDEWTALLPTGPALSEEGAGRSPVAAAAEVR; from the coding sequence ATGGCGACCAAGAGCGACCTCATCGAGGCGCAGAACTTCTCCCGCCGCCGCCTGCTGAGCGCGTTCGTCAGCGGCGCGCCGGGCGGCAAGGAGCTCGAGCCCCCCTCCCCCCTGCGCCCCGTGATCGCCGCGATCGCGCTCACCGCGATCGTCGTGCTCGTCGGGGTCTTCTACGGCTTCATCCGTCCCGGCCTGCCGCAGGGGTGGGAGAACGGCAAGCTCGTGCTCGTCTCCGACACGGGGGCGCGCTTCGTGACGGTGGACGGCGTGCTGCATCCGGTGATCAACACCGCCAGCGCCCGGCTGCTGCTGCCCTCGAGCGAGTTCGACGTCATCTCCACCGACCAGGCGAGCCTGGCCGGCACCCCGATCGGCGCCCCGCTCGGCATCGTCGGCGCCCCGGACGAGCTGCCCTCCCCGAACGCCCTCGTCAACGCGGGATGGACCGCCTGCGTCGCGGACGGTGCCGCGCTGGAAGTGCGGATCGGCGGCGAGTCGCGCGTGACCCCGGCCCGTGACCGCAGTGCGGTGGTCGAATCCGACGGAGATCTCTACGTCCTCTCCGGCGAGCGCAGCTTCGCGATCACGGCGACCGATCCCGACGCCGTTCTGCGCGCTGCCGGAATCACGGCACTGAATCCGACCGTCGTTCCGGCCGCATGGCTCAACCTCTTCACGCCGGCCTCGGCGTTGGCACCGCTGACCGTCGACGACTTCGGCGACCGCGTCGCCGGCACCGATCTGCGGGTGGGTGACGTCGTGCATGTCGCCGGGACCCCCGACGATGAGCGCCTGCTCGTGCAGGCGGAGGGGTCCCTGGCGGCGCTGACGCCGCTGGCATGGCAGCTGTACCAGCTCGGCAGCGGCAAGGCACTCGGCGGCGAGGCGCGCGAGGTCTCGGCATCCGACGTCTCGGACCTTGCGACGGCGGCCAGGCCCGCCGGTGGCGAGGACTGGCCCGCCGTCGGGTTCCCCTCGATCGATGCCGGTGACCGTCCGTGCGCTCAGCTGGATGCCGCCGAGGACGGGCGCACCCGCACCGCGCTGGCCGTGCAGGGCGCGGACAGCGAGTTCACCGAGGGCGTGCACGTCGAACCCGGCGTGGGGGCGGTGGTCCGTGCCGGCGGCCGAGGCGACCAGAGCACGCGTCTGCTCACCCTCGTGGACGCGACCGGCACGGCGTATGCGGTGCCGGGAGCGACCGCGGAGACGCTCGCGCGCCTGGGCTATGCCGCGGACGAGGTCGGGGAGATCGGCGACGAATGGACCGCCTTGCTGCCCACCGGCCCCGCCCTGAGCGAAGAAGGCGCGGGGCGGTCGCCGGTCGCGGCTGCCGCGGAGGTTCGGTGA
- the recQ gene encoding DNA helicase RecQ, with protein sequence MPPPDEARTPPRTAPPRTAPPRTAPGVAASAGLSLPPRRELTGSDPQAVLKEVFGYDAFRGDQGDIVAHVVGGGDAVVLMPTGAGKSITYQVPALVRPGTGLVISPLIALMHDQVDALIANGVRAAYLNSTQSPAERQAVERDYLAGELDLIYVAPERLSSAQTTALLQRGRLSVIAIDEAHCVSQWGHDFRPDYLALGDLAERFPGVPRMALTATATRATHQELTERLVLPAARHFVASFDRPNIQYRIVPKVDPRRQLVSFIRSMPEGSAGIVYALSRKSVEQTAEYLRTQGLDALPYHAGLDAGMRARHQSRFLREDGVVMVATIAFGMGIDKPDVRFVAHIDLPKSVEGYYQETGRAGRDGEPAMAWMAYGLGDVVQQRRLIDQSPGDRTFKMRMGQHLDAMLALCETVQCRRQNLLGYFGQESGPCGNCDTCLETPETYDGLVPAQKLLSTIVRLQRERNQSFGAGHLIDILRGADTERIRQQGHERLSTYGLGADLTDQDWRSIVRQLLARGILVARGDYGTLALGEPAAAVLRGEADVPLRRDTIGRPVAGARVRKASAADSLGAGDRGLFEALRAWRAETAREQGVPAYIVFGDATLRALAEHRPRSLADLDGITGIGAKKREAYGESVLAVIAAAE encoded by the coding sequence ATGCCTCCGCCTGACGAGGCCCGGACCCCGCCTCGCACGGCCCCGCCTCGCACGGCCCCGCCTCGCACGGCACCGGGCGTCGCGGCATCCGCTGGTCTGAGCCTGCCGCCGCGCCGGGAGCTGACCGGCTCCGACCCGCAGGCCGTGCTCAAGGAGGTCTTCGGGTACGACGCGTTCCGTGGCGACCAGGGCGACATCGTCGCGCACGTGGTGGGCGGCGGCGACGCCGTGGTGCTCATGCCGACCGGCGCCGGAAAGTCGATCACCTACCAGGTGCCCGCGCTCGTGCGGCCGGGGACCGGACTCGTGATCTCGCCCCTGATCGCGCTCATGCACGATCAGGTCGACGCGCTGATCGCCAACGGCGTGCGGGCGGCGTACCTGAACTCCACGCAGTCGCCGGCCGAGCGCCAGGCGGTGGAGCGCGACTACCTCGCGGGCGAGCTCGACCTGATCTACGTCGCGCCCGAGCGGCTGTCGAGCGCCCAGACCACCGCGCTGCTGCAGCGCGGAAGGCTCAGCGTCATCGCGATCGACGAGGCGCACTGTGTGTCGCAGTGGGGGCACGACTTCCGCCCCGACTACCTGGCCCTCGGCGACCTGGCGGAGCGGTTCCCCGGCGTCCCGCGCATGGCGCTCACCGCCACCGCGACCCGTGCGACGCACCAGGAGCTGACCGAGCGGCTGGTGCTTCCGGCGGCGCGGCACTTCGTCGCGAGCTTCGACCGCCCCAACATCCAGTACCGCATCGTGCCGAAGGTCGACCCGCGCCGTCAGCTGGTGTCGTTCATCCGGTCCATGCCCGAGGGCTCCGCCGGCATCGTCTACGCCCTCAGCCGCAAGTCGGTGGAGCAGACCGCGGAGTACCTGCGGACGCAGGGACTGGACGCGCTGCCCTATCACGCGGGGTTGGATGCCGGCATGCGCGCGCGGCATCAGTCCCGCTTCCTCCGCGAGGACGGTGTCGTGATGGTGGCAACGATCGCGTTCGGCATGGGGATCGACAAGCCCGACGTGCGCTTCGTCGCCCACATCGACCTGCCGAAGTCGGTCGAGGGGTACTACCAGGAGACCGGCCGCGCGGGGCGCGACGGCGAGCCGGCGATGGCGTGGATGGCCTACGGCCTCGGCGACGTCGTGCAGCAGCGCCGGCTCATCGACCAGAGCCCCGGCGACCGCACCTTCAAGATGCGCATGGGGCAGCACCTCGACGCGATGCTGGCGCTGTGCGAGACGGTGCAATGCCGTCGGCAGAACCTGCTGGGCTACTTCGGCCAGGAGTCGGGTCCCTGCGGCAACTGCGACACCTGCCTGGAGACGCCGGAGACGTACGACGGCCTGGTGCCGGCGCAGAAGCTGCTGTCGACGATCGTGCGGCTGCAGCGCGAGCGCAACCAGTCGTTCGGGGCGGGGCACCTCATCGACATCCTGCGCGGCGCCGACACCGAGCGCATCCGCCAGCAGGGACACGAGCGACTGTCGACGTACGGGCTGGGGGCTGACCTCACCGATCAGGACTGGCGATCGATCGTGCGGCAGCTGCTGGCCCGCGGCATCCTCGTCGCGCGCGGCGACTACGGCACCCTGGCTCTCGGCGAACCCGCCGCCGCCGTGCTGCGCGGCGAGGCCGACGTGCCGCTGCGCCGCGACACGATCGGGCGCCCGGTGGCCGGTGCGCGGGTGCGCAAGGCGTCGGCGGCCGACAGCCTCGGGGCCGGCGACCGCGGCCTGTTCGAGGCCCTGCGCGCGTGGCGCGCCGAGACGGCTCGCGAGCAGGGCGTGCCGGCGTACATCGTCTTCGGAGACGCGACGCTGCGGGCGCTCGCGGAGCACCGCCCGCGGTCGCTCGCGGACCTCGACGGCATCACCGGCATCGGCGCCAAGAAGCGCGAGGCCTACGGCGAGTCCGTGCTCGCCGTCATCGCCGCCGCCGAGTGA
- a CDS encoding DUF1697 domain-containing protein: MATYLAFLRAINLGAKRVFPKDDIRRVVEQAGFADAATHINTGNVRFTTSMRSRSRIEERLERAFAADRGFEVPAIVFSRDEFREVAAAARELAASHPGLARHYVYLMKEAPSAATIAAIGATASHLGEMVVRGRSAHALLRPGYEDGSVDALGAAKLLGVGTNRNASVVAAVAERWC; this comes from the coding sequence GTGGCGACCTACCTGGCGTTCCTGCGGGCGATCAACCTGGGCGCGAAGCGCGTCTTTCCCAAGGACGACATCCGCCGCGTGGTCGAACAGGCGGGCTTCGCGGATGCCGCGACCCACATCAACACCGGCAACGTGCGGTTCACCACGTCGATGCGTTCCCGCTCCCGCATCGAAGAGCGGCTCGAGCGGGCGTTCGCGGCGGATCGGGGGTTCGAGGTGCCCGCGATCGTGTTCTCCCGCGACGAGTTCCGAGAGGTGGCCGCGGCGGCGCGCGAACTCGCGGCATCACACCCCGGCCTCGCGCGTCACTACGTGTACCTGATGAAGGAGGCGCCGTCCGCAGCGACGATCGCCGCGATCGGGGCCACCGCGTCGCACCTCGGCGAGATGGTGGTGCGGGGCCGCTCGGCGCATGCGCTGCTGCGTCCCGGTTACGAGGACGGCAGCGTGGACGCGCTCGGGGCGGCGAAGCTGCTGGGGGTCGGGACCAACCGCAACGCCAGCGTCGTCGCAGCCGTCGCGGAGCGGTGGTGCTGA
- a CDS encoding DEAD/DEAH box helicase, with product MSLLDAVRAAPDPDGVYDAFVSWASERGFALYPAQDEAVMELVSGSNVVLSTPTGTGKSLVAIAAHAASLAGNGRTYYTAPIKALVSEKFFALVDIFGADNVGMVTGDSSVNPEAPIVCCTAEILANIALRQGSDADVDQVVMDEFHYYGDLERGWAWQVPLLLLPRAQFLLMSATLGDVTDIADDLTRRTGRPTAMVTGVERPVPLHFSYERRPVHEVVASLLDEKERPVYIVHFSQAAALERAQALANGKVASREQRDAIGEAIGGFRFNTAFGKTLSRLVRAGIGVHHAGMLPRYRRLVETLAQRGLLQVICGTDTLGVGINVPIRTVVITALSKYDGTKMRQLSAREFHQVAGRAGRAGYDPYGNVVVMAPEWEIENEAALRRAGDDAAKRKKIVRKKAPTGVVNWGLGSYERLIQAQPEPLVPHLQLTAAMLINVIGRGGDVFGNVRSLVFDNHEPRWRQYELARRALAIFRTLVAAGIVESGPDGIRLTVDLQPNFALNQPLSPFALAAIELLDRDVELGRGADADAGSVGTGHYALDVVSVIEATLDDPRAILNQQEYKARGEAVAAMKREGIEYEERMELLEGITYPKPLADLLAQSFEVFASSQPWVRDFHLSPKSIVRDMYERALSFGEFVALYQLGRSEGLVLRYLSDAFRAIRQTVPAEARTDDLLDVIEWLGELVRQVDSSLVDEWEALTHPSDDPDAPVVPPAPPSVLTNRRAFTVLVRNEMFRRVRLAALQDDEALEALDPDVGWPDRLDAYYDEHEEILVGGPARSPGLCMIDESDATEGLWRVDQIIDDPAGNHDWRIRAEVDLAASAEEGAAVVRVTEVVRL from the coding sequence GTGAGCCTTCTCGACGCCGTCCGTGCCGCCCCCGATCCCGACGGGGTGTACGACGCCTTCGTCTCGTGGGCCTCCGAGCGCGGGTTCGCGCTGTATCCGGCGCAGGACGAGGCCGTCATGGAGCTGGTCTCCGGCTCGAACGTCGTGCTGTCGACGCCGACCGGCACCGGCAAGTCGCTCGTCGCGATAGCCGCGCACGCGGCATCCCTCGCCGGGAACGGCCGCACCTATTACACCGCCCCCATCAAGGCGCTCGTCAGCGAGAAGTTCTTCGCCCTCGTCGACATCTTCGGCGCCGACAACGTCGGCATGGTCACCGGCGACTCGTCGGTGAACCCCGAGGCGCCCATCGTCTGCTGCACCGCCGAGATCCTCGCGAACATCGCCCTGCGTCAGGGCTCCGACGCCGACGTGGACCAGGTCGTGATGGACGAGTTCCACTACTACGGCGATCTCGAGCGCGGGTGGGCGTGGCAGGTGCCCCTGCTGTTGCTGCCCCGAGCCCAGTTCCTGCTCATGTCGGCGACCCTAGGAGACGTCACCGACATCGCCGATGACCTCACCCGCCGCACCGGGCGCCCCACCGCGATGGTCACGGGGGTCGAGCGGCCCGTGCCGCTGCACTTCTCCTACGAGCGGCGTCCCGTTCACGAGGTGGTCGCGTCGCTGCTGGATGAGAAGGAGCGGCCGGTGTACATCGTGCACTTCTCGCAGGCCGCCGCTCTCGAGCGGGCGCAGGCCCTCGCCAACGGCAAGGTCGCCTCGCGTGAGCAGCGGGATGCCATCGGCGAGGCCATCGGCGGCTTCCGCTTCAACACCGCGTTCGGCAAGACCCTCTCGCGTCTCGTGCGCGCCGGCATCGGCGTGCACCACGCCGGCATGCTGCCGCGGTACCGGCGCCTCGTGGAGACGCTCGCCCAACGAGGGCTGCTGCAGGTCATCTGCGGCACCGACACCCTCGGGGTCGGCATCAACGTCCCCATCCGCACCGTCGTCATCACGGCGCTGTCGAAGTACGACGGCACGAAGATGCGCCAGCTGTCGGCCCGCGAGTTCCACCAGGTCGCCGGGCGGGCGGGCCGGGCCGGCTACGACCCCTACGGCAACGTCGTCGTCATGGCGCCGGAGTGGGAGATCGAGAACGAGGCGGCCCTCCGCCGCGCCGGCGACGACGCCGCGAAGCGCAAGAAGATCGTGCGCAAGAAGGCGCCCACCGGGGTCGTCAACTGGGGCCTCGGGTCGTACGAGCGGCTCATCCAGGCGCAGCCCGAGCCGCTCGTGCCGCACCTGCAGCTGACCGCGGCGATGCTCATCAACGTCATCGGCCGCGGCGGCGACGTGTTCGGCAACGTGCGGTCGCTCGTGTTCGACAACCACGAGCCGCGCTGGCGCCAGTACGAGCTCGCCCGGCGGGCGCTGGCGATCTTCCGCACGCTCGTGGCCGCGGGAATCGTGGAGTCGGGGCCGGACGGCATCCGTCTCACCGTCGACCTGCAGCCGAACTTCGCGCTCAACCAGCCCCTGTCGCCGTTCGCGCTCGCCGCCATCGAGCTGCTCGACCGTGACGTCGAGCTCGGGCGGGGCGCGGATGCCGACGCCGGCTCCGTCGGCACCGGCCACTACGCGCTCGACGTCGTCAGCGTCATCGAGGCGACCCTCGACGACCCGCGCGCCATCCTCAACCAGCAGGAGTACAAGGCGCGCGGCGAAGCGGTCGCGGCGATGAAGCGCGAGGGCATCGAGTATGAGGAGCGCATGGAGCTTCTCGAGGGGATCACCTACCCGAAGCCCCTGGCGGACCTCCTCGCCCAGTCCTTCGAGGTGTTCGCCTCGAGCCAGCCGTGGGTGCGGGACTTCCACCTGTCGCCGAAGTCCATCGTGCGGGACATGTACGAGCGGGCACTCTCGTTTGGCGAGTTCGTCGCGCTGTACCAGCTCGGCCGCAGCGAGGGGCTCGTGCTGCGCTACCTCAGCGACGCGTTCCGCGCGATCCGCCAGACCGTACCGGCCGAGGCGCGCACCGACGACCTGCTCGACGTCATCGAGTGGCTCGGCGAGCTGGTGCGCCAGGTGGATTCGAGCCTCGTCGACGAGTGGGAGGCGCTGACCCACCCGAGCGACGACCCCGATGCGCCCGTCGTGCCGCCCGCGCCCCCGTCGGTGCTGACCAACCGGCGGGCGTTCACGGTGCTCGTGCGCAACGAGATGTTCCGGCGGGTGCGGCTGGCGGCCCTGCAGGACGACGAGGCGCTCGAGGCACTGGATCCCGACGTGGGCTGGCCGGACCGGCTCGACGCCTACTACGACGAGCACGAGGAGATCCTGGTGGGAGGCCCGGCGCGCTCGCCCGGGCTCTGCATGATCGACGAGTCGGATGCCACCGAGGGCCTCTGGCGGGTCGATCAGATCATCGACGACCCGGCCGGCAACCACGACTGGCGCATCCGTGCGGAGGTAGACCTCGCGGCATCCGCAGAAGAGGGCGCCGCCGTCGTGCGGGTGACCGAGGTCGTGCGGCTGTAG
- a CDS encoding S8 family serine peptidase — protein MTGRVRAAAAAAALAAALLGAGAPGVAFAAPAVPAAPPVAAATSGECTASTRITEPVTALGELQSEAAWAITRGAGVLVAVVDSGVAANPHLANAVVAGVNLVPDGTDPSGRTDAYGHGTAIAGQIAARRISGSGVEGLAPEARILPVRVFAGTSDQDVDAGFGPDVRRMAAGIRYAADRGAQIINVSMSTVGAEPGLAEAVAYATARGSLVVSTAGNRDATLSMEEVDDDGSRYPAGFPGVVGVAAADAAGVVTDASIHGPHVRLAAPGQLVATSSAAGGDCVYAADSPATSYAAAYVSASAALVAAAHPDETPAQWTYRLEATAVRTDPDRRDDVAGWGVVQPYDAIALVPGSGLRGPASPFVEGGTALPAAADSAAVRVSAETGADAQAIRVGVTAGIGGLVVLATLGALGVYVARRAEPSETRVAPAGRGMFGDAPGG, from the coding sequence GTGACCGGTCGGGTGCGCGCGGCTGCGGCCGCCGCAGCACTGGCCGCCGCGCTGCTGGGCGCGGGTGCGCCCGGCGTCGCGTTCGCCGCGCCGGCCGTGCCGGCTGCGCCCCCGGTTGCGGCTGCGACGTCCGGGGAGTGCACCGCGTCGACGCGCATCACCGAACCGGTGACGGCGCTGGGCGAGCTGCAGAGCGAAGCGGCGTGGGCGATCACCCGGGGTGCGGGGGTGCTGGTCGCGGTCGTCGACTCGGGGGTGGCCGCCAACCCGCACCTCGCCAACGCCGTCGTGGCCGGCGTGAACCTCGTGCCGGACGGCACCGACCCGTCGGGGCGCACCGACGCGTACGGGCACGGCACGGCCATCGCCGGACAGATCGCCGCGCGTCGCATCAGCGGGTCGGGGGTGGAGGGCCTCGCTCCCGAGGCCCGGATCCTGCCGGTCCGCGTGTTCGCCGGGACGTCCGACCAAGACGTCGACGCCGGCTTCGGCCCCGATGTGCGGCGGATGGCCGCCGGCATCCGCTACGCCGCCGACCGGGGGGCACAGATCATCAACGTGTCGATGAGCACCGTGGGCGCCGAGCCGGGACTGGCCGAGGCCGTCGCCTACGCGACCGCACGAGGGAGCCTCGTCGTCTCGACCGCCGGCAACCGGGACGCGACGCTGTCGATGGAGGAGGTCGACGACGACGGCAGCCGCTACCCCGCCGGGTTCCCGGGCGTCGTGGGCGTGGCCGCGGCCGACGCCGCCGGAGTCGTGACCGACGCCAGCATCCACGGTCCGCACGTCCGCTTGGCCGCCCCCGGTCAGCTCGTCGCCACGTCGTCCGCCGCAGGCGGCGACTGCGTGTACGCGGCGGATTCTCCCGCCACCAGCTACGCGGCCGCGTACGTCTCGGCATCCGCTGCCCTCGTCGCAGCCGCGCACCCTGACGAGACCCCGGCGCAGTGGACATATCGGCTCGAGGCCACCGCGGTGCGCACCGACCCCGATCGACGCGACGACGTCGCCGGGTGGGGCGTGGTGCAGCCCTATGACGCCATCGCGCTCGTCCCGGGGTCGGGTCTGCGCGGACCGGCCAGCCCGTTCGTCGAGGGCGGGACGGCGCTGCCCGCGGCGGCCGACTCCGCGGCCGTGCGGGTGTCCGCGGAGACGGGCGCCGATGCCCAGGCCATCCGTGTCGGGGTGACCGCCGGCATCGGCGGGCTCGTCGTGCTCGCCACCCTGGGGGCGCTGGGGGTGTACGTCGCCCGTCGCGCCGAGCCGTCAGAGACCCGCGTCGCCCCGGCGGGCCGGGGCATGTTCGGCGACGCTCCGGGGGGCTGA
- a CDS encoding WXG100 family type VII secretion target — MADLRVTPAALHAAAARLRNESAHIDAALRGIESEAGALRANWDGAAQAAYDAAQLQWNATFEAMKQTLANIANATEGIADDYVETDRRSAKRFS; from the coding sequence ATGGCGGATCTCCGTGTCACGCCCGCCGCGCTGCACGCAGCCGCGGCGCGCCTGCGCAACGAGAGCGCACACATCGATGCGGCCCTGCGCGGCATCGAGAGCGAAGCAGGAGCCCTCCGGGCGAACTGGGACGGAGCGGCGCAAGCCGCCTACGACGCGGCGCAGCTGCAGTGGAACGCGACGTTCGAGGCCATGAAGCAGACGCTTGCCAACATCGCGAATGCCACGGAAGGCATCGCAGACGACTACGTGGAGACCGACCGGCGGTCGGCGAAGCGGTTCAGCTAG
- the eccD gene encoding type VII secretion integral membrane protein EccD has product MSQTATATAPATRALIRLSVQSEGRRLDIGIPAQVPVIEFLPGFARSLGVLDPSMTYAGYALHRADGTVLDVATGVAAQGVEDGEVLTLVRGGLVAQPRVYDDIVEAVIDANAQQNRPWTPKDNARTALTVSLTLLAVCAVLLLAAGPSLGFGALMAGGGAVALLAVAAVVARLGQLEAGQGLGMAAAVFAGLTGYLAVPAGLDLWGWPLAAAGAGAFVVAGIALALMPERAEVQLAPLTAGGALAVIGTLAAFLPPAPVYALAVGIVGTLSGALPWLALSSTRVRVISPQSDAEMFADPVPIDADDVARRMALGRRILIALRLALGLVVLGATPLVAAQDAVGAALCVLAFAAMMFPSRQTYARSGVLAVMAMGAVGLAVSGLTAALAQPDLRVALLVVLTIATVCVVTVTLLAPKTRMRLARLADTVELLVLASLLPLSVIASGLA; this is encoded by the coding sequence ATGAGTCAGACGGCGACGGCCACGGCGCCCGCAACGCGCGCCCTGATCCGCCTTTCCGTACAGAGCGAGGGGCGCCGGCTCGACATCGGCATTCCCGCCCAGGTGCCGGTGATCGAGTTCCTCCCCGGGTTCGCGCGCAGCCTCGGCGTGCTCGACCCCTCCATGACATATGCCGGCTACGCGCTGCATCGCGCCGACGGCACGGTGCTGGACGTGGCGACGGGCGTCGCCGCGCAGGGTGTGGAAGACGGCGAGGTGTTGACGCTCGTGCGCGGAGGTCTGGTCGCTCAGCCGCGGGTCTACGACGACATCGTCGAGGCCGTGATCGACGCCAACGCGCAGCAGAACCGCCCCTGGACCCCGAAGGACAACGCACGCACCGCGTTGACGGTGAGCCTGACCCTCCTGGCCGTCTGCGCCGTCCTGCTGTTGGCCGCCGGTCCCAGCCTCGGGTTCGGCGCCCTCATGGCCGGCGGGGGCGCGGTCGCGCTGCTGGCCGTCGCCGCGGTCGTGGCGCGACTGGGCCAGCTCGAGGCGGGCCAGGGCCTGGGCATGGCCGCCGCGGTGTTCGCCGGCCTGACCGGCTATCTCGCCGTGCCGGCAGGGCTCGACCTGTGGGGCTGGCCCCTCGCCGCTGCGGGGGCGGGGGCGTTCGTCGTCGCCGGCATCGCCCTCGCGCTCATGCCGGAGCGTGCCGAGGTGCAGCTCGCGCCCCTGACGGCCGGCGGCGCCCTCGCCGTCATCGGCACACTCGCGGCCTTCCTGCCCCCCGCGCCGGTCTACGCGCTCGCGGTGGGCATCGTCGGCACGCTGTCCGGCGCGCTGCCGTGGCTCGCGCTGAGCAGCACCCGGGTGCGCGTCATCTCTCCGCAGAGCGACGCCGAGATGTTCGCCGACCCGGTGCCCATCGACGCCGACGACGTGGCCCGGCGCATGGCGCTGGGACGGCGGATCCTCATCGCCCTGCGCCTCGCCCTCGGCCTCGTGGTCCTGGGTGCGACGCCGCTCGTGGCCGCGCAGGATGCCGTGGGCGCCGCCCTGTGCGTCCTCGCCTTCGCCGCGATGATGTTCCCCTCTCGGCAGACGTACGCCCGCTCCGGCGTGCTGGCCGTCATGGCCATGGGGGCCGTCGGGCTCGCGGTCTCAGGACTGACCGCGGCGCTCGCTCAGCCCGACCTGCGGGTGGCGCTGCTGGTCGTCCTCACGATCGCGACCGTGTGCGTCGTGACGGTGACGCTGCTGGCACCGAAGACCCGGATGCGGCTGGCGCGCCTCGCCGACACGGTCGAGCTGCTCGTACTGGCATCCCTGCTGCCGCTGAGCGTCATCGCGTCCGGGCTGGCCTGA